A stretch of Mycobacterium sp. ITM-2016-00316 DNA encodes these proteins:
- a CDS encoding glutamate--cysteine ligase has product MSNHPTFGVEEEFLLIDPDSGEPVPLNTRVAEIAKADGVELQLELTSCQVETATEVADTVADVRSQLQRLRRVAGTAADAAGARLLAVGLPPTLPRQFPITDTPRYGRIAKRFGMIAHEQGISGCHVHVAVPNRAAAIRVSNRIRQWLPLLLALTANSAIYRNADSGHASWRHVLWSRWPSAGPPPYFDSLDDYDGTVQMMQDIGAMLDDGMVYWDVRPSANFPTVEVRVSDVPATIAESVLLAALTRGAVMTALEEDERGVGVSPIASHALDAAYWKSAHDGLDGQAVDLLGGYGAAPAYELLRAFVDMIAPALRRVGDLEFVTDELSRIHEQGNGAMRQRAAWERRGQVSDVIESSAAATVEGC; this is encoded by the coding sequence ATGTCCAACCATCCCACCTTCGGTGTGGAAGAGGAGTTTCTGCTCATCGATCCGGACTCGGGTGAGCCGGTCCCGCTCAATACGCGGGTCGCCGAGATCGCGAAGGCCGACGGTGTGGAGCTGCAGCTGGAGTTGACCAGCTGTCAGGTGGAGACCGCCACCGAGGTCGCCGACACGGTCGCCGACGTGCGGTCCCAACTCCAACGTTTGCGGCGGGTCGCCGGCACTGCCGCCGACGCCGCCGGGGCCCGCCTGTTGGCCGTCGGATTGCCGCCGACGCTCCCGCGCCAGTTCCCGATCACGGACACGCCGCGCTACGGCCGTATCGCGAAGCGGTTCGGGATGATTGCGCACGAACAGGGCATCAGTGGCTGCCATGTACACGTCGCGGTACCGAACCGAGCCGCGGCGATCCGGGTCAGCAACCGGATTCGGCAGTGGCTGCCGTTGCTGTTGGCGCTGACCGCCAACTCGGCGATCTACCGCAACGCCGACAGCGGCCATGCCAGCTGGCGTCACGTGCTGTGGTCGCGGTGGCCGAGCGCCGGTCCGCCGCCGTACTTCGATTCGCTCGACGATTACGACGGCACGGTCCAGATGATGCAGGACATCGGCGCGATGCTCGACGACGGCATGGTCTATTGGGACGTTCGCCCGTCGGCGAACTTTCCGACGGTGGAGGTGCGCGTCTCCGATGTTCCGGCCACGATTGCCGAGTCGGTGCTGCTGGCGGCGCTGACCCGCGGCGCGGTGATGACAGCACTGGAGGAGGACGAACGCGGTGTCGGCGTCTCGCCCATCGCCTCGCACGCGCTGGATGCGGCGTACTGGAAATCCGCGCACGACGGACTGGACGGGCAGGCGGTGGACCTGCTGGGCGGTTACGGTGCCGCACCGGCCTACGAACTGCTCCGGGCCTTCGTCGACATGATCGCACCGGCACTACGCAGAGTCGGCGACCTGGAGTTTGTCACCGACGAGTTGAGTCGCATTCATGAACAGGGCAACGGCGCCATGCGTCAGCGTGCCGCCTGGGAACGCCGCGGTCAGGTGTCCGATGTGATCGAGTCGTCCGCGGCGGCCACAGTAGAGGGCTGCTGA
- a CDS encoding pyridoxamine 5'-phosphate oxidase family protein: protein MSTHYGAIAFTDAVRDVQHRYGSDGFYDRKRVQGTAVPGADALTDDEKDYLAERDSFYLASVGATGWPYVQFRGGPAGFLRAVDDNTIGWADFRGNLQYISTGNLSGNDRVALIAVDYVHRRRLKIFGHARVVTAEDDPALLEAFVDPGYDAVVERAVLITVEAYDWNCPQHITIRFSAADLEPHLAPLHEELAALRRENVRLSEQLARLVPPENGQSS from the coding sequence GTGAGCACACACTACGGCGCGATCGCGTTCACCGATGCGGTGCGCGATGTTCAGCACCGCTACGGCAGCGACGGCTTCTACGATCGCAAACGTGTCCAGGGAACGGCCGTGCCCGGTGCGGACGCGCTGACCGATGACGAGAAGGACTATCTCGCCGAGCGGGACAGCTTCTATCTGGCGTCGGTCGGCGCGACAGGATGGCCCTACGTTCAGTTTCGCGGCGGCCCTGCCGGTTTCCTACGCGCCGTCGATGACAACACCATCGGTTGGGCCGACTTTCGCGGCAATCTGCAATACATCAGCACCGGCAATCTCAGCGGAAATGACCGGGTCGCGCTGATCGCCGTCGACTACGTCCACCGGCGCCGGCTCAAGATCTTCGGCCATGCGCGGGTGGTCACCGCCGAGGACGATCCAGCCTTGCTCGAGGCCTTCGTCGACCCGGGCTACGACGCCGTGGTCGAACGTGCCGTCCTGATCACCGTCGAGGCCTATGACTGGAACTGTCCCCAGCACATCACCATCCGGTTCAGTGCCGCGGACCTCGAACCCCACCTCGCGCCGCTGCACGAAGAACTCGCGGCATTGCGACGGGAGAACGTCCGGCTTTCCGAACAACTCGCCCGTTTGGTGCCGCCGGAAAACGGGCAATCCAGCTAG
- a CDS encoding formate/nitrite transporter family protein, protein MSRTSQRDLGSSGSPIEDELEDAFNRMVDEGTQRLHRSWREVLVTGFFGGTEVAMGVLAYLSVLHATGDHLLAGLAFSIGFLALLLGRSELFTEGFLIPITTVAAKRASGRQLLTLWSGTLVANLAGGWVLMWLIMRAFPKLHEQTVESASHFVTAPISVETVALSLLGGMAITLMTRMQHGTDSVFGKIAAAVAGAFLLAGLQMFHSILDSLLIFGALSTGEVPFGYLDWLGWFGYVLVGNVVGGLGLVTLLRLLRSKDRIQEERTEARRGNPPSGASSDDE, encoded by the coding sequence ATGAGCAGGACGAGCCAGCGCGATCTGGGCAGTTCCGGCAGTCCGATCGAGGACGAGTTGGAGGATGCCTTCAACCGAATGGTCGACGAAGGCACCCAGCGCCTGCACCGCAGCTGGCGCGAGGTGCTGGTGACCGGATTCTTCGGTGGTACCGAAGTGGCGATGGGCGTGCTCGCCTACCTTTCGGTGCTGCACGCCACCGGTGATCACCTGCTTGCCGGGCTCGCATTCTCGATCGGCTTCCTGGCACTGTTGCTCGGCCGCAGCGAACTGTTCACCGAGGGATTCCTCATCCCGATCACCACCGTGGCCGCGAAGAGGGCGAGTGGCCGACAGCTGCTCACACTCTGGAGTGGCACCCTGGTCGCCAATCTCGCCGGCGGGTGGGTGCTGATGTGGCTGATCATGCGGGCATTCCCCAAGCTGCACGAACAGACCGTCGAGTCGGCCTCGCACTTCGTCACGGCCCCGATATCGGTGGAGACGGTGGCGTTGTCCCTGCTCGGCGGCATGGCGATCACGCTGATGACCCGCATGCAGCACGGCACCGATTCGGTGTTCGGCAAGATCGCGGCCGCCGTGGCCGGTGCCTTCCTGCTCGCCGGCCTGCAGATGTTTCACTCCATCCTGGATTCGCTGCTGATCTTCGGCGCGCTGAGCACCGGAGAGGTCCCCTTCGGATATCTCGACTGGCTCGGCTGGTTCGGCTACGTCCTGGTCGGCAACGTCGTCGGCGGCCTCGGCCTGGTCACGCTACTGCGGTTGTTGCGCAGCAAGGACCGCATCCAGGAGGAGCGCACGGAGGCCAGGCGTGGAAACCCGCCGAGCGGGGCATCCTCCGACGATGAATGA
- a CDS encoding aromatic acid exporter family protein: MGAVETAQRLKRALPVVAVDRNTALVLVKCIIAGTAAWIVATDVFHATYATFATFSAMLLMHQTIAESVEKAAHYTAAVLLGIALVGGAVLAVGVQPWLLPIILAVTLVIGHWHRLGSQGFNVTVAAVFAYGVFAIPSSDKPALTLIRDLAGMVLLGATVAIVTNLLIAPPLRYRSAAGAVEGYFQAATTLLEDMAAAMDSGIPEPDAAREWRRRSDDLPRMAAQTRSTIDHAWETHKLNPRRLLARDRSDLTVYRITVHGVDRIAEQLRFVTAGLVRVSHERNREQAAQEIPRNEFHRHYAGVLAAVCDAVAAAATIHSMADLTPGDATSDPSRRCESALRLLGATADIHRLDLPDDWALYGALYTDAERLCEEVRSLREALHDAFPPHR, encoded by the coding sequence ATGGGTGCAGTCGAGACCGCCCAGCGCCTCAAGCGCGCGCTGCCCGTGGTCGCCGTCGACCGCAACACCGCACTGGTCCTGGTGAAGTGCATCATCGCGGGAACCGCCGCCTGGATCGTGGCGACCGATGTCTTTCACGCCACCTACGCCACATTCGCCACGTTTTCGGCGATGCTGCTCATGCACCAGACCATCGCGGAGTCGGTGGAGAAAGCGGCCCACTACACCGCCGCGGTACTTCTCGGGATCGCGCTGGTAGGCGGGGCTGTCCTGGCGGTCGGCGTGCAGCCATGGCTGCTACCGATCATCCTGGCGGTGACGCTCGTGATCGGGCATTGGCACCGCTTGGGCAGCCAGGGCTTCAACGTGACGGTGGCGGCGGTATTCGCCTACGGCGTGTTCGCCATCCCGTCGTCCGACAAGCCCGCATTGACCCTGATCCGCGACCTTGCCGGGATGGTGCTGCTGGGCGCAACCGTCGCCATCGTCACCAATCTGCTCATCGCACCGCCATTGCGATACCGAAGTGCCGCGGGCGCGGTCGAAGGTTACTTCCAGGCCGCCACCACGCTGCTCGAGGACATGGCCGCCGCAATGGACTCCGGAATACCCGAACCCGACGCCGCTCGGGAGTGGCGGCGGCGCAGCGACGACCTGCCGCGGATGGCCGCTCAGACCCGCAGCACCATCGATCACGCCTGGGAAACGCACAAACTGAATCCGCGCCGACTGCTCGCCCGCGATCGGAGCGATCTGACCGTCTACCGGATAACGGTGCACGGCGTCGACCGCATCGCCGAACAACTCCGGTTCGTCACGGCCGGTCTGGTCCGGGTATCCCACGAAAGAAATCGTGAACAAGCGGCGCAGGAGATTCCGCGCAACGAATTTCATCGGCACTACGCCGGCGTGCTGGCCGCGGTCTGCGATGCCGTCGCCGCGGCGGCGACGATCCACTCGATGGCAGACCTGACGCCCGGTGACGCTACCTCCGACCCATCCCGCCGTTGTGAAAGCGCCCTCCGGCTACTCGGTGCCACCGCCGACATCCACCGACTGGACCTACCCGACGATTGGGCGCTCTACGGCGCGCTCTACACCGACGCCGAGCGTCTGTGTGAGGAGGTTCGATCCCTGCGCGAGGCCCTGCACGACGCATTTCCGCCGCATCGGTGA
- a CDS encoding toprim domain-containing protein: MSYNAADITELDDVQHTRLRPAVNLGLDVLNTALRELVDNAIEEVADPSHGGSTVTITLHADGSVSVADDGRGLPVDSDPTTGKNGIVKTLGTARAGGKFSAHSDATSTGAGLNGIGAAAAVFISARTDVTVRRAGKTYLQSFGAGYPGSFEGNEFDPDAPFTRADNQKLRGTGNRKPDAHGTTVRILFDPIVVPDSTVDVGEVLLRAHAAARMSPGVHLTVVDEGWPGQEVPPALLEPFSGPWGSDTLLDLMCTAGGTPLPGVRAVVEGRGEYTTGRGPTPFRWSLTAGPAEPATIAAFCNTVRTPGGGSHLTAAMKGLSEALADRASRIRDLGLAKGEDGPEPQDFVAVTALAVDTRAPDVAWDSQAKTAVSSRSLNLAMAPDVARSVTIWAANPANGDAVSLWTKLALESARARRSAEGAKARSRAASKAKGLGTNLSLPPKLLPSRETGRGSGAELFLCEGDSALGTIKAARDATFQAAFPLKGKPPNVYGFTVNKARVKDEFDSIERILGCGVREHCDPEQCRYDRILFASDADPDGGNINSSLISMFLDFYRPLVEAGMVYVTLPPLFVVKDGNERIYCQDESERDTAVAQLKATSKRKVEVQRNKGLGEMDADDFWNTVLDPQRRTVIRVHLDDGDAKLHHTLFGGPPEGRRTWMADIAARVDTAALDLS; the protein is encoded by the coding sequence GTGAGTTACAACGCCGCAGACATCACCGAGCTCGACGATGTCCAGCACACGCGCCTGCGGCCGGCCGTGAACCTGGGCCTCGATGTGCTCAACACCGCCCTGCGCGAGTTGGTCGACAACGCCATCGAAGAGGTCGCCGATCCCAGCCACGGCGGCTCCACGGTGACCATCACCCTGCACGCCGACGGATCGGTCAGTGTCGCCGACGACGGCCGCGGCCTGCCCGTCGACTCCGATCCGACCACCGGTAAGAACGGCATCGTCAAGACCCTGGGCACGGCGCGCGCCGGTGGCAAGTTCTCCGCGCATTCCGATGCCACCAGCACCGGTGCCGGCCTGAACGGAATCGGCGCCGCGGCAGCGGTGTTCATCTCTGCGCGTACCGACGTGACCGTGCGCCGCGCCGGCAAGACCTACCTGCAGAGCTTCGGCGCGGGCTACCCCGGTTCGTTCGAAGGCAACGAGTTCGACCCGGACGCGCCGTTCACCCGCGCCGACAACCAGAAGCTGCGCGGCACAGGTAACCGCAAGCCGGACGCGCACGGCACCACGGTGCGCATCCTGTTCGACCCGATCGTGGTGCCCGACTCGACCGTGGACGTCGGTGAGGTGCTGCTGCGTGCGCACGCCGCCGCGCGGATGTCCCCCGGTGTGCACCTGACGGTCGTCGACGAAGGCTGGCCCGGTCAAGAGGTGCCGCCGGCATTGCTCGAACCGTTCAGCGGCCCGTGGGGCAGCGACACCCTGCTGGACCTGATGTGCACCGCGGGGGGCACTCCCCTGCCCGGCGTCCGCGCCGTCGTAGAGGGCCGGGGCGAATACACCACCGGCCGCGGCCCCACGCCGTTCCGCTGGTCGTTGACCGCCGGACCGGCAGAACCCGCCACCATCGCCGCGTTCTGCAACACCGTGCGCACCCCGGGCGGCGGGTCCCACCTGACGGCCGCGATGAAGGGTCTGTCCGAAGCGCTGGCCGACCGCGCCTCCCGGATTCGTGATCTCGGCCTGGCAAAAGGCGAGGACGGCCCGGAGCCACAGGATTTCGTGGCCGTGACCGCACTGGCCGTCGACACCCGCGCCCCCGACGTGGCGTGGGACTCGCAGGCCAAGACCGCGGTCTCCTCACGATCGCTCAACTTGGCAATGGCCCCGGATGTGGCGCGCAGTGTCACCATCTGGGCGGCCAATCCGGCCAACGGCGACGCCGTGTCGCTGTGGACGAAGCTGGCCCTGGAATCGGCGCGGGCGCGACGCAGCGCCGAGGGCGCCAAGGCCCGGTCCCGGGCGGCGTCGAAGGCCAAGGGGCTGGGCACCAACCTGTCGCTGCCACCGAAGCTGCTGCCCAGCAGGGAAACCGGACGCGGGTCGGGCGCCGAATTGTTTCTGTGCGAGGGCGACTCGGCGCTGGGCACCATCAAGGCGGCCCGCGACGCCACGTTCCAGGCCGCCTTCCCACTGAAAGGCAAGCCGCCCAACGTCTATGGGTTCACCGTCAACAAGGCGCGGGTCAAGGACGAATTCGACTCGATCGAACGCATCCTGGGCTGCGGGGTGCGTGAGCACTGCGACCCCGAGCAGTGCCGTTATGACCGCATCCTGTTCGCCTCCGACGCCGACCCCGACGGCGGCAACATCAACTCCAGCCTCATCTCGATGTTTCTGGACTTCTACCGGCCACTGGTGGAAGCCGGGATGGTCTATGTGACGCTGCCGCCGCTGTTCGTGGTCAAGGACGGCAACGAACGCATCTACTGCCAGGACGAATCCGAGCGTGATACCGCGGTGGCCCAGCTGAAAGCCACCTCCAAACGCAAGGTGGAGGTGCAACGGAACAAGGGCCTTGGCGAGATGGACGCCGATGACTTCTGGAACACCGTGCTGGATCCGCAGCGGCGCACCGTGATACGGGTGCACCTCGACGACGGTGACGCCAAGCTGCACCACACCCTGTTCGGCGGGCCACCGGAGGGACGGCGTACGTGGATGGCCGATATCGCCGCCCGTGTCGACACCGCCGCGCTGGACCTGAGCTAG